CGATGATGTACGAGGTTCTTTTGAGAAGATTCAAAAGAGCCGATCAACAAAATTGGGAGTTGCCTGACTTAATATTGGTTGATGGCGGTAAGGGCCAGTTAAATATAGCCCGAGAAGTATTAAGTGAGATTGGAATCTTAGGCAAGGTTGAGTTGGCTGCAATTGCCAAAGCGAGGCTAGATGGGGAAACTGATAAGATTTATTTGCTTGGACGTAAGAATCCCGTGATTTTTCCAAAGACCTCACCTGAACTTCTATACCTGATGAGGGTTCGCGATGAGGCTCATAGATTCGCAATTACATTTCATAAGAGGTTGAGAACCCGAAGGGCACTGAAATCTGAATTGGACTCAATTTACGGGGTTGGGGATAAGCGAAAAATGATGTTGCTTAAGCACTTTGGGAGTATATCTAATATAATAAAGGCTTCAATCGAAGATATTCAATCGATACCTGGAATGAACCGGAAAATTGCCGAGGTGCTCAAGCAACAATTATCCCGTTAGAAGCCAACACACTTCTCGAGTATGGCTTGACCGACTATCAATCTATTAGCAGCCTGTTCAAAAACGATTGACCGGGGACCATCGACTACTTCGTCGGTTATCTCTTCTCCCCTGTGTGCTGGTAGGCAATGCATTACCAATGCATTAGGTTTAGCGGAACAAATGAGCTCTTTGTTCATTTGAAACGGCTTAAACAACGCTGAAATCTTTCTTCTCTCTTTTTCTTGTCCCATGCTTATCCATACATCTGTGTACAATACATCTGCGCCTTCGATCGCCACTTTGGGATTATTTGCTATTTCGATTATCCCATTTTTCAAACTTTTTGCACTTCTTACTATATTTTCATTTGGTTCATATCCCTCCGGGGTCGCAATTGACACATGAAATCCAATAATTGCAGCGGCGCCGATGAGTGTATTTGCGACGTTATTGCCGTCTCCAATGTAGGCGAGCTTCATTTTTTCTATATCTAATCCCTTGTCCTTTAATGTGAATAAATCAGAGATGATCTGACATGGATGCTCTAGATTAGTGAGTGCGTTAATAACGGGAATAGAAGAGTTAATCGCAAATTCATTAACCCTTTCATGATCAAAGGTTCTGACTATTACACCATCAAGATAAGACGAGATAACTCTTGCGGTATCGGCCACGGACTCGCCGCGCCCAAGCTGCAGGTCACTTGGGTTAATATATAAAGCGTACCCTCCAAGTTGATTGATCCCTACCTCGAAAGATATCCTGGTTCTTGTGGAGAGTTTTTCAAAGATCATTCCAACAGCCTTTCCTTTGAGCGTATTTATTCTTTTCCCTCTCTTTTTTAAGTTTCTTAGTTTGAAGGCTCTTTCTATAATTTGTTCTATGTCTTTTTTTTCTAGGTCAAAGATGCTGAGCAGACTTTTAGGCATTTAGTATCTCATTAAATGAATCTTCTAGTTTTTCTATAGCGAAATCAATTTCCTTTCTGTTCACTATGAGAGGTGGGAGTATCCTTATGACATTATCGACTGTCAGAATTGTGAGTAGGCCTTTTTCCATGCATTTACTCACAACTTCTCTTGTTTTTTCTTTGCTCTTCAGCTCCAATCCGAGTATGAGACCCCTTCCCCTCGCGTTC
The window above is part of the Thermodesulfobacteriota bacterium genome. Proteins encoded here:
- the argF gene encoding ornithine carbamoyltransferase → MPKSLLSIFDLEKKDIEQIIERAFKLRNLKKRGKRINTLKGKAVGMIFEKLSTRTRISFEVGINQLGGYALYINPSDLQLGRGESVADTARVISSYLDGVIVRTFDHERVNEFAINSSIPVINALTNLEHPCQIISDLFTLKDKGLDIEKMKLAYIGDGNNVANTLIGAAAIIGFHVSIATPEGYEPNENIVRSAKSLKNGIIEIANNPKVAIEGADVLYTDVWISMGQEKERRKISALFKPFQMNKELICSAKPNALVMHCLPAHRGEEITDEVVDGPRSIVFEQAANRLIVGQAILEKCVGF